The Grus americana isolate bGruAme1 chromosome 5, bGruAme1.mat, whole genome shotgun sequence region AGTCACTAAAGCTGTGAAGTCACCGATTTCTTTGTTGAGAAGTCACATGACATGAGAAGAGCATATTTAGCTCATTTCCATACCACTAAATGGGACTCTGAGCATCTCGGAATCCTACATGAAAGAACTTTACTACTACTAAACTTGATATTTCACACAGATTTTAGAAAGGCTACAGAGTGGCAAACTGTAGCTGGATGAGGAAGTGAGTATTTGTAAGTAACATGATcccagaggaaaatatttcGCAAAAAATACCTTTCGAGTGTTCTTTTGTAGTTTGTCATTATACATGCagaacaaaacaccaccaagtCTAAAATCATCTTTATCCTTACAAAACATCAGTGTTATGGAATGATACAATTATGTCCTATTCTGACAGCACCATCATAATACCACAGGAGTTTACTTGTTGCAGAAATCTAGCAgtttaaataaagaattaaagGTCACAATCAACAGATGGCAATTAGATTTCAAGACGAAGTGGATTGTCACATCAAGAACTATTTTCACTAGCATGctcataaagaagaaaaactaagGGAAATACAATCTGCTTTCCCTTCATGTCAGTTGCACGTCTGAAGTCTTGAAAATTCTTATAGATGTGTTTTGTGCTTAAGTGGAGCAGAGGAGTATGCAGCCTGTCCAAAGTCACTCTCCGATctaaaatataacatttttcaCCCAAGTTCTTACTGCAGTCTACATACACTCACAAGATGTGGCGTCactgcaaaatatttgccaCTGACAAGTGtctaataatgaaaaaatgtatcaAAAAACATATAATCCACAACCCGTAGCAACTTAGTGATAACCAGTATTTCACAATAATTAAGTTCACCCTTCCCTTAAAGTTTAAAGGTTGCACACTGCAGGTACAGCACTACATACAGTACAGTAGCCACAAGACACCTATCTtaatgaaacctgccagtctgTCAGCATAGCATCACTACTTTTTTTAAGAATCAGATAGCACAAGTGTTTGGGAAGGGAGTTCAGAAATATAGTGAATGGCATAAACCACAAAACAATTAATGCTCTTGTGTTCCTAAAATGTGTaaagaaatccagaaaagaACTAAACATGGTTATTCCTTTAATATAAGAATAGAATGGCAAAGATTCTGGTCAATTAAATTCACTATAATTGACGCTGGTGGATCTTGAAGTCCTGtcatcaaggggaaaaaatggggcCTATTTGAACTATATGGTAATTCCTTTAACAACTCTTTAGTTGACATCTGACTGACAGGGACAAGAGAATTTGAGGGCAAAGCTTAGGTATTTCCTATACAGAAAATCTGAAGCATCCCAGAGAGGTGAGGGTATGTTATTTTGGTAGATGAGTACTCAGCAAGTTTCTGATGGCAGATTGTTTTGTAACAAATCATTCCTGTGGAGGGGTCAATTCATCAGTTGAGGTGTTGATGTCATCTTTGACATCTGCTGTTGGTCTGGTAGCAGCAGATGCTGAACACGCTCTCTTGTGCAGCACAGAAAGACAGGCTGTAGTTGCTACAAGGATGTGGAGATAAGAGGGATCTGGTTGCTGACAAACTGACAGCATAGTAGCAACAACTCTGTTGGGTACACCAGGCTGTCATGGCACAGGCGACCACATTTTACTGCTTAGAAACAGCTGGTACCCAGCAGGTTGGATCAGGTTAGCAGGTGCTTGGCTTATACCATGATGCCTTACTGCAAATGAGTTTTGTCAGAGCCCAGTGACACTGTTATGTGGGCACACAAATACCCACCAAGCCAAAGCAGGATGGTTTTTGTTCAGCACAACACAATTACCAGTAACTAGAGAGCCTAAAGGCATATGTTGTGCTATGATCAGTAGGCTAACATAcataagtaaagaaaaaatgctCATTAACAGGTTAAAAATATAAGAAGTTTCTTCCTGACTTCTTGGTTTAGCAGAATACTTTCCATAGATTTCAGTTCTTTCTAAACTCTTCAGAACATCCACAGCAAATGCCTGTCCACAAGTTGCTGAGTATGGCTGAATAGTCATCCTCATGAAATGGGGGAAGCATtgtctgccatctctggctttAGCCATCTCCCCTTTTGCCCCAGCTCTGGTTCTCTTTGGACCCACCTCTGAGTTGATTCAACGTTTTACCAGTGgcttattaggaaaaaatagagtaattttctttcccctacTCCTGCAGTAGTTTCCTCTTAGGTTGAAGAGCTTTTGAGCATCCATGAGGTGAATTAATGTGCCAGAGATGATCCAAGGGGAAGTGGTGGGAAAGCATGGCCCCTAGCAGAAAACAATTGGTGCCTACCCTGCCTCAATTCACCCTTGGGACTAGAGTCTCAATACTCGATCAGAAAGTTGGTCAATCGAGGCTTAGACTGATGCCACTCGGGAACCACTCCaggaaattttgaaagaagacACTAAGACACATAAATATGTAAGACTATATTTTAATGAGCAGTTTAAATAAATCTACCTTAAACTGACTAATCATAGGtcataaaaagctgttttcaacTTGTAATAAACAACATCTTACTGAAATCCGGAGCAGTCTCTCAGTAACAACTTGCAAATGGACGCTATAAAATTATGTGCTTCCTACTCATTATAATGACAAttaagacaatttaaaaatacatatgctacaggcttaattaaaaaaacccaaaccctattAACACAGCATGAATGAATCAACAGTTCAAacaatgctttaaaattttacaCCTAACTTCTAATTGAGGGGCCGTCCTCACTTTTTCCCCCAAGAATAAAGGCTACTATaactttcagaaatggaaaccTAGAACAAGTTAAACGATGTAGTAGTAGAGCAGGATCAACAAGTGTAGGTTGttgaaatatgaatttttaaagaatgcaaacaaaatgtCACATTAGTTCTCCAtagctttttttcaaaaatttttttgcatgtgaGTTTTCATTCCTCCTACTGTAGCATTTGACAGGATTCATAAATAGCAATGATTGTTCAGcattttggggtggtttttttttcctgttttaactCTCCTTTTATTCTTGGATGTGTTTAAACAGTCAAAAGTGACTGCTAACATCTGTCAAATAGCCAAGTATAACAGCACCCCCTTCTGGTTTTTAGAGCATGAAATAGAATCACaggataaaaatgaagatattcTAAAATTAGGTATTTAATTCATAAGAAATAGGCAAAGGAATATTAATGTGACTACGTTAGCCCAACCTATTCAACTGTAGGGGCTGAGGAGCAATTTTAGGAATGGTTCTTGCAGGCCGTGAGGTAGCTCTGTAGAGGTATGGTAGCCAGCGTGCCTTCATCACTCTATGCAGTGGCAGCACTCCAAATACCTGTTCATGCAGCGACTCCCTCGACAGCAAGCCTCCTGTCCCACTGCTTCATCCTCTAGTGTGGGCATAAAGGCTAATGATCCAAGTACCTGTCTGTTCTGGGCTCATGCTGCCTGAGCAGCCATTTGTCATCTCTTCTGATGCAAACGTGGTGGGTGGAGAAGATTATCAGATGGGCCAACTCTGGGCAACAAGTTAGCTTATTCTGTTTAACTAGACCACCACTTTGGCCAAGCAAAAATTTATAATCTCAGTATTAGTATCTTAAAACTTGCATAGATTTACAGGAAGAAGTGTCCCAGACTCTGAAACATTATGCTTGCACTGTGTTTTGCCATACCGAGCTGTACATTGGTTACATAAGAGTTGTTTCATATTATCTATGTGcctttactttaaaatatttgttatgaAAACTTTCAAGTACTGATCATTGCTacattagaaaacagaaagttaTGGTAAACAGGTGACACTAATCATTGAAACAATCAAATTGCAACCAGCCAtttctgctgaaggaaaaaaccaaaaccaacccaccatATAAGTAACATCACTGAGATGGACTGAAATCAAACCTGATTCTGCAAGCTGAAGAACAAAAGTGGGTGTTCAGACATCTCTGTATAGATTAGCTTACTAGGctggggtcttttttttctccattggcTTTTTCTGGTAATTCTTGATacaatttagttttaaaaagcagttgcATTCCATGCTGTACATATGTGCTAAAATATGCACAGGACATACTTAACTATAATACATATCTTTTTGTTGCATTGTGTGGTAAAGGAGCATTATTTCAGGCATAGATATAATTACAATGGTAATGGAGCGGAGCGGGGGAGATGTGGAATACTGAAGTTTTCTGAATGGGAAAGCAGACTGAAGTGATGGTGTCATCTGCGGTCTCTCCCTCCAAACAGATCATCTCTACAGATAAATTCACACCTGAATATAAATGCTGTTGTCATTTACAAGATCCCGTTTTCTCCTGCTGGATGTTTTGAAGGATCTAGCCCATGCTGCTTCATTTGCACTGCAATATCGAACAAGTAATCGTAACACTCACACCTAaaattgaaagggaaaaaaaagtgaaaggtaAAGTAAGGCTCAAGTCTTACCACGTCTTACGAAAAttaatagttttctttcttgagcTTTCCATCACCAATGCGACAGTCTGACTGGACAGCtctattatttatttccattactGTGGTATGGAAAGTGCCTGGCATTTTTGCTACATGATCCTGATTTGCTGCAGTTCCATCAGCAAATGAAGAACTAAATTACAAAAATGGGACTAGGAAAGACTACACAAACTGTATTGGCAGGTGTTATATAAAAGCAGAGATTGCCTGCAGGTTTCGTATGAGGAGGGACTTGTccatatgaaaggaaaatgttggaAACCCTTTCAGCCAGCATATGatatgaaaggaaaaccaaGTGGTGGAATCATGGATGAACCCATTCCTAAAAGCTCCCTATACATTCAGTGAGGCCAGAAATTAATGTTCTGAATCATTATCCATGGGTTGGAAATACACAGGATATTAAAGTCATTACGATTTTGAGATATAATGGCAAAAGATACCATATGCCTAAATTGTACTCAcattgttttggctttttcccATGTTTCTCCCCATACGTAAACTCCGTGACGTCTGACCAATACAGCACAAGAGTCTGGGTATTTTTCCACTGCACGTGCCATTCTTTCCTTGAGATCCTTCTCTTCTGGTGTATTCTCAATAATTGGAACCACTAGTGTATCAtcatatctgaaagaaaaatgaatgttcaTGTACTTAAAAACCTGCTGTGTTTGGATGTATGAAACTTTTCTCTAAGAGATTCTCCTTTGACTGTGTAAAGATGTTAAATTCTCAACACTAGTGATTTTACGCTTTTCTCTTGTGAGTCATGCTGTAACATAAGAACTCTCAGGAACATCTCCCATTCTCAAATGTAGCAATACCTGAGCTACACTTAaggcacaaaaagaaaataacactttAAGGTATTAGGTGTAGCCGTTTGTTCATGTATAACTTTGTAGTTGGGTCCCTTCGCAACTTTTTCAGACTCTCTTCATCCTGTATTGGCATCACGTACAAGCTGTATCTcagatgaaattatttaaaagattcACATCATGAAGAAGGAAATGAAGCTGTTTActagagagcagaaaaaaaaattaatttaggtaGTTCAAAAAGCCCCTGGAAATAAGATTGTCCTGCTAAGGCATATAAATAGAAAGAAGGGtcaacacatgaaaaataaattgtctgTGATGGAGTCATTGGTGGGCTATATGTGATCTTAAGAGAGCCTGAGAACCCCAGTTCCAAAGACAAGATGATGCATGTTACTCAGTGGAACTTGTCTAAGAGTTTCTTCTGAAGGAGGACTGGGATATTTGGCATTGTGTGAACCTTAATTAACACTGGCAGAAACTTGTTTAAATAGTTTTAATAAGTCCCCAGTTCAGGTTCAGTTTTATCACTGAGATCCCATGGATATTTCATGAGTGGATGCTAGTAGTACTTACTTTTATAGAACACAGAGAGAAACCaatggtaaaaataaaacagcttgtacttcaaatcaaaatattcagaaaactaaaaagtCTCATCCCTTACAGTTTTCAATGCCGACTCTTTCCCAAGGAAGTCTATAAAATagtgaatgaagaaaattaagtgtTTTTTGTAGGTTTACTTTGACTTTTACATATGCTGATCGATAAAATTAGATTTGGAGTGTTTTCTGCTAGTGAGGCCAAATGAGCTAAGGGATTGGTTACCAAGGTTCCGTTTTCTACTTGGACATGAGTTTGGAAGCAGGTATAAATACCATAACTGACTCCTAATCATAACCGTAAGCTTTTTATCGAGAACTAGTATCTATAAAACCCCAAGAAGGCTCTGAATGAGTTAAATACTTGATATCTCTTTAGTTTTATTGAAATATAAGCAGCCTACATTTAACCAAACTTTCATATAAAATATCCTGGGACAGTCTGAGGCTTTCAAAGCTATTTACTATAGATCTAGTTCTCCTTCTACCGAAGTCAAAAGTAAAACTATTCTGACATCACTGGAATAATATTTAGGACAACAAATACTTCTGTTTATCCTATCTGTAGCATTTTTCTGGATAGCTTCCAGAAAAGATTTATGCAATTAGAAACATGTTGTGAACCTGTTTTTTGAAAGATCCCATTCTGTACGATCCAATTTCTTTTGAATTCAATGGGGAGCCTTGTGTGAGGCAAGACAGTGGAATTAGTCTAGTATGGACAAATATGTACTTAGGAACCATGTAATCTggtgctttgatttctttagTTTTTCTGGTGAATTAACAGGATGACACAGGATATGGAACTCAGTAAATACAATGTCTCCTAATGAACATTTAGGAATGtttgaaaattcaaaatgcatatccaaagaagaaaattgttgtggattttttttaaactagtgtTGTTAGACAATTCAGTATAAGGGGTGTCTTTTGCcccattaaaaatacaaatgctaaTGCTGACAGGAAGGTAAAGCTGGCAAGTCAAtcaaaactgaataaaatatgTCCAGGCATAAAATCACACGCCAGACATATGGCTTGCTCCCTTGCCAAAGGGCAATAGTTATAAAAATTAACATCAAAAAGTGAAAGAatttagcatttcatttttccatctaaTTGTCACATATTATATAAATGTTGTCTGCAGATCCCAATTCGACACTCTGTGGGTGGAATCCTCAAAACAAGCCACCACACATAATCTGGAATAACTCAGCGCTTACCTCAGAGCTCATCCATGAAAAGtagtaacattttctttaatgccctgtttattctgatttttctttcaaagtctGTCAAGCAAAATCTGAAATCCTCTACTCTCTTAACATGCCCTAAACTAGCACAGGCAGTGATATGTGAAGTCCACCCAAATGTAGTTTGTAGGTTGTCAATCCAACCTAATGCTGGCTGGCTCCAGTTTCAGTGTAACATTGAATAGATGTATTAACATCTCTGCTCCTGAGATATTTGTCAGGACATAGCTCtttatttggtttgtttctgtAGGTCAACACCCACAGTAGCCTTGACATTACAAGATTTTACCTCATCTCTTCCACAGGCTTGAGACTTACTTAGGGAAAGCCAATGACTGATTTATTTCACAGGTCTTTTTTACTTCTTATTCCTAATACTTTATATCACACAGTTCAACGCACTAACTCAAAAGACTTGTCATCTATTTATCTTGTGGAAAACAAATGATCAAATAGCACGCCTCTCTTCTTAAATATAGGTATGTACCGGTAATAGCCTCCTGAAGTGCACTTCTGGATTCCTTTTATCATCTCCTGATGGGTAATACTGAACTCACTCCCTGGGTAAAGAAGGGTAGCCATAACAGCAGCCTTGGAATGAGTATGGATCACTGCGCCTGCCcctaagaacagaaaaagaagaaaaaaaatatatttttagaattaattttaaaatgtgtctgtTAAGAAGATTTTTATTCACATACTTGATACGTTTCCTTTGGCTAGGCATCTTAGCAAATGGTGATCTACAgtattagaggaaaaaatacacagcaacCTAAATAAAGGTATAAGATAATTACTCATCTATAAAGGATAATTATGTATTGTCTTAGGACACTAGTGTTAACTTGCAGTTAGTGACAAATTCCAGAGGAGAAACTACTCGCATAAATTCAAGGAGAAACACTACCTGTACATTTCTTTACATACTGCAATGACTGAAACCCTCTATTATCAGAGTTCTGAGATTCTAAAGAATTTCCAAACTTATTTGTGAGACGAAAGTTTAAAgacttttactttctttttatgctAGTACTCTTCTTCAATTATCCACTGattctctgaaaaaatatttattgttatcTTATTGTGTCATGATTGAAAGATAGGTAGACAATAATTATAATTTACTTACAAAGTTGCAACGTTGCCCAAAACATGAAATGGGTTTTCCTCAGGTACACATTTAAGCTTCTTGTGTAGGAAGATCAGAAGAGACTCCCTAAATTCTTTCTAAAGTAACAGATGTGAATCTTACACAACAGCAGAAGCTCTCTATTACTGTCCACTGGCAAAAGAGAAGTTTCATACTTTTTTCACCTATCTGTAATTTAGAGCCTTTGATGGCAGCCAATGGTTGTATAAGCATCTAAAACATAGTTGCTGAAAAGGTAAAACTACTGTATAAAACACCTGTAAAtcccccagctgctcccacaACCTACTAATATACTGCACTAAAAATCAGTATCAAAACGATGATCACAGGTATACGGGAGaagattaaaatgtaaatgaaattcACAGGATGTTACCATGGATTACCTTCCGTTGTGCATAGTCCTTTGCAAACCAATTTATTTTATAGTTTTGTGTTAATTTCACTGTAACTTCCAGGTATAAGGAGTATGGTATTGAATTTCAATTTTGTGGatgcatacatacattttttcaaTCATTCCTGAACTAGTAACATTTGCTACACACCTCTCATAGTGTAGGCATTCATAAAAAGAGGTGTGCACTgacttttctttaatttcttgtgCGGTGGAGGACCACTGATGTCCAGTCCATTCATGTCACAAACAAACATATCTTCTGGctgtaagaaagaagaaattattttgaccTGTGATGACccaaatggttttgttttccttctagGGAGACAAATATATACACCATATATTTAATATAGACAGTGATTTTAACTTTGTAGAAGTGCTTTAATGCACCACATTTATTCTAGCTTCTAAAACTACTTACTGACATGTGCAATGTGAATTAATATCAGACTGCTGCCAAGCAGATATTTGTAAAACTAaaattttctcagaaaggaGACAGCCTGTATCTAAATAACAGATAATagatcaaaaggaaaagcagtaactgattcaaaaaaagaaatgtagatgtacttttccttccccccttaAAGAACCAACAAAGGACATGAAGTAAACCTGCAAGTAATATATTTAACTTGTAGAACTATTTCTTTAAGCTTTGCTTTTAGTAGCTTTACACGAATGTTACCTTTGCATCAATCAGCTACTCATAATGGTACAAAGAATTGTTCAGGCCAGCAAtcaaattttttctttaatgttattttaaaaatcaacaggAAATACAGTTGCAAGAGGCTTCCTTACCCATTGTGATCAATCCACTGCTACTGCTAGCAAAAAACAGACCACCATGGTCTTGCCATGGTATGCATTTGCGTGCCTTACTTGCTAACATTCTCAGTGAGCACTGCTGCAAAACTCCAAGTTTCTGTCAGTGAAGagattcctttctcttctcattgTATTTACCCTCAGATCTATAAAACAACAAATCATTTCCACATATTGTTCTATTCTGGGGGAGTTCCTGCTGtcataaaatacttatttccaACTTTCCCTTCCATTTATATTTTGGGGGTATTTTTGGAAAGGAGTCACATAGATAAGGTCACCTTTTCATGAGGAGAGCGAGTGCATCTATTCACTGAGAATATCAAGACAAAGATTTGTAATCactcaaatgaaaataaatagagatGAGGTGTTAATGAGGTGTGTCACAGTAACTTGAAACTGTAGCCAGACCGCTATAAAGCCATTCAAGCTTGACAAAGAATAAAGCTGAACTTGAGTCATGTTTGAATCTCAGAGTCTTCTGTGTTAATGTAAAGCAAAGAGATCATGAAGACTAATCTACACTGGCCACTGAAACACACGTTGGCTTGCTATGCTAGTGGAGTACTGGGCAAAATCCTCAGTTGTTTTAGTAAGGCAGTCAATAGTATAACAAGTCTCTAACTCTacataaggaaaaatgaaattctaaAGAAAGGTACTTTCATCCATCTCAAAATGAGCTCCgagataaaaatacagtttaacaTACCTCCATTCTTTCCTTTTGGACTCCTGAAGGAGCGATGTAGATTTCATTCCTAAGAAAAGTTACAGACAGTGAAAATCGATAAACACAGGGTTGTTGAATTGCATGGGCATTAGAGCTCTCAATCCTCTGAAAGGGAAATAGCAGATCTAGTAGCTCGTAATTTAATAACTTTCTTGTTCCTTCCATAGATTGACATGTAGATGGTTTTCAAAATAGACCTGAATCATAAAAGGGCATATAAAATCTTTAACTTGCAGATTTACAAAACCATGCTTTCAACTTGACAAGAGATCTGAAACACACGTAGGAATTGCAGCCTTATTATTCCTACAAAGAAAAGCACACAGCCTCCCCTTGCAGTAATTCCAAACTCAAATCCCCagaattcagaataaaaatggaacGAGACAAGTTGCAAGTAGATATTGATCTATGACAAAACAGGTGACAAAACTATTACTTAAAAATTCACAGACTACCtataaacaattttaattatCTGTAGTATTCTACAATGTAAATACTACTGGGTTTTGTTATAACTGTGTAGTTTAggtttttaatgcatttataaatttatttgtattaataaaaagttaatACTAACTCAGTGCAATTAAGTGACTGAAATTCAAGTAGAAGTGCATCACTTCTTGCAAGGTTTACATAAACAGAGACTATAAAAAATCAATTTAcattaaagttattttaagatggcatctgaaatattttcaataatagcaaaaaaaaattcagatta contains the following coding sequences:
- the APIP gene encoding methylthioribulose-1-phosphate dehydratase isoform X1 produces the protein MAATVSDYNAVQEKLHPRNLIPELCRLFYGLGWVTGTGGGISLKHGNEIYIAPSGVQKERMEPEDMFVCDMNGLDISGPPPHKKLKKSQCTPLFMNAYTMRGAGAVIHTHSKAAVMATLLYPGSEFSITHQEMIKGIQKCTSGGYYRYDDTLVVPIIENTPEEKDLKERMARAVEKYPDSCAVLVRRHGVYVWGETWEKAKTMCECYDYLFDIAVQMKQHGLDPSKHPAGENGIL
- the APIP gene encoding methylthioribulose-1-phosphate dehydratase isoform X2, with product MAATVSDYNAVQEKLHPRNLIPELCRLFYGLGWVTGTGGGISLKHGNEIYIAPSGVQKERMEPEDMFVCDMNGLDISGPPPHKKLKKRAGAVIHTHSKAAVMATLLYPGSEFSITHQEMIKGIQKCTSGGYYRYDDTLVVPIIENTPEEKDLKERMARAVEKYPDSCAVLVRRHGVYVWGETWEKAKTMCECYDYLFDIAVQMKQHGLDPSKHPAGENGIL